The Methanolacinia petrolearia DSM 11571 genome has a segment encoding these proteins:
- a CDS encoding winged helix-turn-helix transcriptional regulator: protein MQPAFKYKCCPAHVAIRVLGKKWTLLILRDIAILDIRRFGEIKRSLPGLTPRVLSMRLRELEENGFIEAEVIKENPRVVEWHLTGKGQDTISILLAFMEFGAKWYPAEVFEDGQSHTLEELYPEKNGA from the coding sequence ATGCAACCTGCATTTAAATACAAGTGCTGCCCTGCTCATGTTGCTATTCGAGTTCTCGGGAAAAAGTGGACTCTGCTGATACTGCGTGATATCGCAATATTAGATATCAGGAGGTTTGGTGAGATCAAAAGATCTCTTCCGGGCCTCACACCAAGGGTTCTCTCGATGAGGCTTCGTGAACTTGAGGAAAACGGATTTATTGAGGCTGAGGTTATCAAAGAAAATCCACGTGTGGTCGAATGGCATCTCACCGGGAAGGGTCAGGATACCATATCAATACTCCTGGCATTTATGGAATTTGGTGCGAAGTGGTATCCTGCCGAGGTATTTGAGGATGGTCAGAGTCATACTCTTGAAGAGCTTTATCCGGAAAAAAACGGAGCCTGA
- a CDS encoding ATP-binding protein: protein MKRFIYDTLLKWKDSECRKPVLIEGIRQCGKTWILKHFGEAEFKDIAYFNFEYDDRLQQIFGGDLNVSRIIKDLGILRNKSIRPGTTILILDEIQICPRAITSLKYFCENLPELHVAAAGSLLGVAVAQMGKNVSFPVGKVQVLKMYPLNFPEFLLAKDEELLHEYLDTLSPDEEVSAVFTGKLEEAYREYLITGGLPEVVSSWINNNDIGLVETKQSEILGNYEKDFVKYASVSEFPKLSLIWHAIPAQLAKDNQKFIFAHVKQGMRARDLEDSLQWLISAGLIYKIEKIERPYIPATAYADITYFKIYFSDVGLLRRMSKFPADVVFDTSSLTADMRGILTENFVLTELIANDFQRPYFWKSGGIAEVDYIVQEGIDVVPIEVKSAGNTRSRSLAEYRKKYSPRVAVRTSLNNIARHSDEYGEVLEIPLYLIWRLKAYI, encoded by the coding sequence ATGAAACGGTTCATTTACGATACTTTACTCAAATGGAAAGACAGTGAGTGTCGTAAACCGGTGCTTATCGAAGGAATTCGCCAGTGCGGGAAAACCTGGATATTAAAGCACTTTGGCGAAGCGGAATTCAAAGATATCGCTTACTTCAACTTCGAATATGATGACCGGCTGCAACAGATATTCGGAGGCGACCTGAATGTTTCAAGAATCATTAAAGACCTTGGGATTCTAAGGAATAAATCCATCCGGCCCGGAACAACCATCCTCATATTAGACGAGATCCAGATCTGCCCACGTGCGATAACATCTCTCAAATATTTCTGCGAAAATCTGCCCGAACTCCACGTTGCTGCCGCCGGTTCCCTGTTGGGAGTGGCTGTTGCACAGATGGGAAAAAATGTTTCATTTCCGGTAGGCAAGGTGCAGGTGCTTAAGATGTATCCTCTTAATTTCCCGGAATTTCTACTGGCAAAGGATGAAGAGCTCCTTCACGAGTACCTGGATACTTTGTCCCCGGATGAAGAGGTGTCTGCTGTATTTACCGGCAAACTGGAAGAAGCATATCGCGAATACCTGATCACGGGAGGTCTGCCCGAGGTTGTCAGCTCATGGATAAATAACAACGACATCGGGCTTGTAGAAACAAAACAAAGCGAGATTCTCGGCAATTATGAAAAAGATTTCGTGAAATATGCGTCCGTATCCGAATTTCCAAAACTCTCCCTAATTTGGCATGCAATTCCGGCACAGCTTGCAAAGGATAATCAGAAATTCATATTCGCCCATGTAAAGCAGGGGATGCGTGCCCGTGATTTGGAAGACTCCCTTCAATGGCTGATATCGGCAGGGCTAATCTATAAAATCGAAAAGATCGAACGGCCATATATTCCGGCTACTGCCTATGCGGACATTACATACTTCAAGATCTATTTCTCGGATGTAGGACTTTTACGCAGGATGAGCAAATTTCCGGCAGATGTCGTTTTTGACACCTCTTCGCTGACCGCCGACATGCGTGGGATTCTCACGGAAAATTTCGTATTGACAGAACTTATTGCAAACGATTTCCAAAGACCCTATTTCTGGAAATCCGGCGGGATTGCCGAGGTTGATTATATCGTACAGGAAGGTATTGATGTCGTTCCTATCGAGGTTAAATCAGCAGGAAATACCCGTTCAAGAAGTCTGGCAGAGTACAGGAAAAAATACAGCCCGCGTGTTGCTGTCCGGACCAGTCTTAATAATATTGCCAGACATTCGGATGAATACGGCGAGGTTCTGGAGATTCCGCTATACCTTATCTGGAGACTGAAGGCGTATATCTGA
- a CDS encoding GntP family permease → MDPVPVLIITLAYITILAFSRKVPTFLFLFTGAVVMGLLAGFGFEQVLTWAIEGMGNIFSSFAVIILSGIVIVRLLSDQGLLDIIISGLRFDIKDRGVNAGIIGYILSIPTTCCITTYLMIAPAMKKPGDKTPGSNRPLYLVAVGSIISYVLIFPTPATIPLLTGLAPDYPVFNFDAITIPLSFAILVIILLLSGFLYRKTKRETVESVPPEILPEEKIPANIKIRAWAPFIVMFVAIPVGLFLLQLSHLILTQFIMLAGMITALALAPPDIRMKSFSKGAKFAGLILFDFCSAGAVGKVIVGSGIANGIMDSMIPVLPDILVPFIIAAVFATVQGSRVVTAVISSEIIATTGLAETLHPVPLILMISAGTCFISYLTDPYFWLVQRTTGDDITTVMKHYTLPLAVAAIIIFAVALLLTAFVFPYVENAALLVG, encoded by the coding sequence ATGGATCCTGTTCCGGTTTTGATCATCACACTGGCATACATTACAATCCTCGCCTTTTCCAGGAAGGTTCCTACATTCCTGTTCCTGTTCACTGGGGCAGTCGTTATGGGCCTTCTTGCGGGATTCGGATTCGAACAGGTCCTTACGTGGGCGATAGAAGGGATGGGGAATATTTTCTCTTCGTTTGCCGTTATCATACTATCCGGCATTGTCATCGTGAGATTGCTTTCCGACCAGGGTTTGCTGGATATAATAATCTCCGGATTGCGATTCGACATAAAAGATCGCGGTGTGAACGCCGGAATTATCGGCTACATACTCTCGATTCCGACTACATGCTGTATCACTACTTACCTGATGATCGCCCCGGCGATGAAAAAACCTGGCGACAAAACTCCCGGATCAAACAGGCCCCTGTATCTCGTAGCGGTAGGCAGCATCATATCCTATGTCCTGATATTTCCGACCCCTGCAACGATACCTCTCCTGACCGGTCTAGCGCCTGATTATCCGGTCTTTAATTTTGACGCAATAACAATCCCTCTCTCGTTTGCGATTCTCGTAATCATTCTGCTACTCTCCGGTTTCCTGTACCGGAAGACAAAAAGAGAAACAGTTGAATCCGTACCGCCGGAGATACTACCGGAAGAGAAGATTCCCGCCAATATTAAGATCCGTGCATGGGCCCCTTTTATCGTAATGTTTGTAGCGATACCTGTTGGACTGTTTCTTTTGCAGTTGTCCCATCTTATCCTCACGCAATTCATAATGCTTGCAGGAATGATAACCGCCCTTGCACTTGCTCCTCCTGATATCAGAATGAAAAGTTTTTCAAAAGGTGCTAAATTTGCAGGGTTAATCCTGTTTGATTTCTGTTCCGCGGGAGCGGTAGGGAAGGTGATAGTTGGTTCGGGTATAGCGAACGGCATAATGGATTCGATGATCCCCGTACTTCCCGATATCCTGGTTCCGTTCATAATCGCGGCAGTTTTTGCAACCGTACAGGGGTCCAGGGTAGTGACCGCGGTGATCTCGTCAGAAATAATTGCCACCACCGGGCTTGCAGAAACACTTCACCCGGTTCCGCTGATACTCATGATCTCGGCCGGGACATGCTTCATCTCATACCTGACCGATCCGTACTTCTGGCTCGTGCAGAGAACCACGGGCGATGACATCACGACGGTGATGAAGCATTACACCCTGCCACTGGCAGTTGCAGCAATTATCATATTCGCTGTCGCTCTTCTGCTTACGGCATTTGTCTTTCCTTATGTCGAGAATGCGGCTCTCTTGGTTGGATAA
- a CDS encoding DUF2115 domain-containing protein produces MSQKSVQEKEEDSIFSISQRIARAKTKGELGSILAAELADYNNTDLQVIGGWLYAEICRLPSPYREQVSPYLKDWLFGAYHKLLLYQRTARFSTMSESIRDRETFLAFCRMLPEGCLQRDESTQKLPFRYTLKHRCFYYIVSAFTIFVLDNPGHPVGMPFPGGFKVEERDGRFLCPIRDHEKDLPFSICNFCPAIQNEENKL; encoded by the coding sequence GTGAGTCAGAAATCCGTACAGGAAAAAGAAGAGGATAGTATCTTTTCCATTTCTCAAAGAATAGCTCGCGCAAAGACAAAGGGGGAACTTGGATCAATCCTTGCAGCCGAATTGGCTGATTATAATAACACAGATCTACAGGTAATCGGGGGCTGGCTCTATGCTGAAATCTGCAGACTGCCGTCGCCCTACAGGGAACAGGTCTCGCCTTACCTGAAGGACTGGCTCTTCGGGGCGTATCACAAGCTTCTGCTATATCAACGGACAGCCAGATTTTCAACCATGAGCGAGTCAATCAGAGACCGTGAAACATTCCTTGCTTTCTGCCGGATGCTGCCCGAAGGGTGCCTGCAACGTGACGAATCGACGCAGAAACTACCGTTCAGGTACACTCTGAAACACAGGTGTTTTTACTATATCGTATCTGCCTTCACCATCTTCGTCCTTGACAATCCCGGTCATCCGGTCGGGATGCCATTTCCGGGAGGGTTCAAAGTTGAGGAGAGAGATGGCAGATTCTTATGCCCTATACGGGACCATGAAAAAGATTTACCCTTTTCAATCTGCAACTTCTGCCCGGCCATCCAGAACGAAGAAAACAAGCTTTAA
- a CDS encoding adenosylcobalamin-dependent ribonucleoside-diphosphate reductase, with product MNTSTITDNILSARYLRKGEKTFEDICHRVASALASDEKDRELFYEAMTSLRFLPNSPTLMNAGTEIGQLSACFTLPVPDSIPGIFDAMKQGAVIHKTGGGTGYNFSHIRAEGSPVRSTDGVASGPVSFMKAFNAATDVIKQGGRRRGANMGILNVWHPDILSFITSKKEEGSISNFNISVMVNDEFMTLVRDRKFDEIWIKHPVTGVKVTVGEIWNGIVDGIWKNGEPGVLFYDEINRHNPTPGLGDIDITNPCGEQPLLPFESCVLGSINLAACINEGKFDEELLDDTVRMAVRFLNNVIDANVYPIPEIEEATKKTRKIGLGVMGVHDALLMLKIPYDSPGGRKWCGEIMHRITETAVEESQLLAEKLGTFPEWEKSTWKERKVRNAAMTTVAPTGTISLLAGCSSGIEPVFSFAYTRMNTVGKTFFIVSPVFKEALHSTLSEKGHSGDELKKREEEVIAHVHDTGSIQDLEWLPADFRSLFKTALDISYRDHIEMQAVFQKYVHASISKTINMPNSAERKDCEEALLAAWTLGLKGITIYRTGSRDSVVLSLGNSEKTAPAQGQGIERPKELAGRTYMCQSGCCRLYVTVNLLDGKPIEVFIRTVGSGGCDANNSALGRAISTGLQNGVPYIKFVRQFAKVNCISAIKNSQSEGLSCADVVGKCIDLTANNQTITTLKDWEIRDIGSKRLCPECGEPLDFGEGCNQGICKNCGWSGCS from the coding sequence ATGAACACTTCGACAATTACAGACAACATCCTTTCTGCAAGATATCTCCGGAAAGGGGAAAAGACATTTGAAGACATCTGCCACCGTGTAGCCTCTGCTCTTGCCAGCGATGAAAAAGATCGTGAACTTTTTTACGAGGCAATGACATCTCTAAGATTCCTCCCTAATTCACCGACACTTATGAACGCCGGAACGGAAATCGGCCAGCTGTCTGCATGTTTCACCCTTCCGGTACCTGATTCAATCCCAGGAATATTCGACGCCATGAAGCAGGGTGCAGTCATCCATAAAACAGGGGGCGGAACCGGCTACAATTTCTCGCATATACGGGCAGAAGGTTCTCCTGTCAGGTCGACGGACGGGGTCGCCTCCGGACCGGTTTCTTTTATGAAGGCATTCAATGCAGCCACCGATGTCATCAAACAGGGAGGAAGGCGCCGTGGTGCAAATATGGGAATACTCAATGTCTGGCACCCCGATATCCTCTCTTTTATTACCTCCAAAAAAGAGGAAGGGAGCATTTCAAATTTCAACATATCCGTGATGGTAAATGACGAGTTCATGACTCTGGTCAGGGATCGGAAATTCGATGAAATCTGGATCAAACATCCGGTCACAGGTGTCAAAGTTACCGTAGGTGAGATCTGGAATGGAATAGTAGACGGGATCTGGAAAAACGGTGAGCCGGGAGTTCTTTTTTACGATGAAATAAACAGGCACAACCCAACCCCCGGACTCGGGGACATAGATATCACGAACCCGTGCGGAGAGCAGCCGCTTCTCCCGTTTGAAAGCTGTGTCCTCGGGAGCATCAATCTCGCGGCCTGCATAAATGAAGGTAAGTTTGATGAGGAGCTTCTTGATGACACGGTCAGGATGGCGGTCAGGTTTCTCAACAATGTCATAGATGCAAATGTGTATCCTATACCGGAGATAGAAGAGGCAACTAAGAAGACAAGGAAGATAGGTTTGGGAGTTATGGGCGTACACGATGCCCTGCTCATGCTTAAAATCCCCTATGACTCTCCCGGGGGAAGAAAATGGTGCGGGGAAATTATGCATAGAATAACCGAAACTGCGGTTGAAGAGTCGCAGTTACTCGCAGAAAAACTTGGGACATTCCCTGAATGGGAGAAAAGCACATGGAAGGAGAGGAAGGTCAGAAACGCGGCCATGACGACGGTAGCGCCGACCGGAACGATATCGCTTTTAGCAGGGTGTTCGAGCGGAATAGAACCTGTTTTCTCCTTTGCATATACGCGAATGAACACTGTCGGAAAGACGTTTTTCATTGTAAGCCCGGTCTTTAAGGAGGCCCTTCACTCCACCCTCAGTGAAAAGGGACATTCGGGGGATGAACTTAAAAAAAGAGAGGAGGAGGTCATTGCACATGTACATGATACCGGATCGATCCAGGATCTTGAATGGCTGCCGGCCGATTTCCGTTCACTTTTCAAGACGGCACTCGACATCTCTTACAGGGATCATATAGAGATGCAGGCAGTATTTCAGAAATACGTGCATGCCTCGATAAGCAAGACCATAAATATGCCAAACTCTGCGGAGAGGAAGGACTGCGAGGAGGCGCTTCTTGCTGCATGGACTCTTGGACTCAAGGGAATCACGATTTACAGGACAGGAAGCAGGGACTCCGTTGTTCTCTCCCTTGGAAATTCAGAAAAGACTGCACCGGCCCAAGGCCAGGGCATCGAACGTCCTAAAGAGCTGGCGGGCAGGACTTATATGTGCCAGTCGGGATGCTGCCGCCTCTATGTAACTGTCAATCTCCTGGATGGAAAACCGATTGAGGTCTTCATAAGGACGGTTGGAAGCGGCGGATGCGATGCAAACAACAGTGCACTGGGTCGTGCGATAAGCACCGGGCTTCAAAACGGAGTCCCATATATTAAGTTCGTCAGGCAGTTTGCGAAGGTCAACTGTATCTCGGCCATCAAAAATTCCCAGTCCGAAGGGCTCTCGTGCGCAGACGTAGTCGGCAAATGTATCGACCTGACGGCAAACAACCAGACCATAACCACACTCAAGGACTGGGAGATCCGGGATATCGGCAGTAAGAGATTGTGTCCGGAATGTGGTGAACCGCTGGACTTCGGAGAGGGATGCAATCAGGGGATCTGCAAAAACTGCGGGTGGAGCGGGTGCAGCTGA
- a CDS encoding RNA-binding domain-containing protein gives MDLEELIYLIQSGESEVLEFKESAGKNIHHEIAAFSNSDGGKIIVGVSDAGKIVGTDVKDTIEKVTSSVQSIIPPPAIKTQKISVDDKDLLVITVDKSSNLCSIGGIVYIRTGTGVRPLSLQEIVMLSSEMGTINWDEIPMLPKEDARSDYIDWFFERVKETRGKTIADDNRSRYLRSAGAIKNDKLTNAGILFFTEATENIAYAKIRRVGMSEDGPMWSEEYEGPVWKVIEEAYDNLLRDIKKIDVVAGTRRIKVEEYPPRAIREALINAVCHRNYTISADVKILVYPDRFEIKNPGGLMPGVDIKDPEHIPRNPSLSNLLYDSGYIERYGFGIKMIEEEVENHPMCSVEFKAGSSTFSVIFKKVLSSSIDDTDNQILKIINVPMKSGDIAARLKISKNTVLRRIEKLEKLGLAEKKGSGSHTYYTIKK, from the coding sequence ATGGATCTGGAGGAGCTCATCTACTTAATACAATCCGGAGAATCTGAAGTTCTTGAATTCAAGGAATCGGCCGGAAAGAATATCCACCACGAAATCGCCGCCTTTTCCAACTCCGACGGCGGAAAGATAATCGTCGGAGTTTCGGATGCGGGAAAAATAGTCGGTACAGATGTAAAAGACACAATCGAGAAGGTTACAAGCTCGGTTCAGTCGATAATACCTCCGCCGGCAATAAAGACACAGAAGATATCGGTAGATGACAAAGACCTCCTCGTAATCACCGTCGACAAAAGTTCCAACCTCTGCTCGATTGGCGGAATCGTGTATATCAGGACAGGCACAGGGGTCAGGCCCCTCTCACTCCAGGAGATTGTAATGCTCTCATCGGAGATGGGAACCATCAACTGGGACGAGATCCCCATGCTCCCAAAGGAAGACGCCCGCTCCGATTACATCGACTGGTTCTTTGAGAGGGTGAAGGAGACAAGAGGAAAAACAATCGCAGACGACAACAGATCCAGATATCTCAGGAGTGCCGGGGCTATAAAAAACGATAAACTCACAAACGCAGGAATATTGTTCTTCACTGAGGCCACCGAGAACATCGCCTATGCAAAGATAAGACGGGTGGGCATGAGTGAAGACGGGCCCATGTGGAGCGAAGAGTATGAAGGGCCCGTGTGGAAGGTTATCGAAGAGGCATACGATAACCTGCTGAGAGACATAAAAAAGATCGATGTAGTGGCAGGGACAAGAAGAATAAAAGTCGAGGAATACCCCCCGCGGGCGATTCGTGAAGCCCTCATAAACGCAGTCTGCCACCGGAACTATACAATCAGTGCGGATGTGAAGATCCTCGTATATCCCGACAGGTTCGAGATAAAAAATCCCGGCGGCCTCATGCCCGGAGTGGATATCAAAGATCCCGAACACATCCCGAGAAACCCGTCATTGTCAAACCTCCTTTATGATTCGGGCTACATCGAAAGATACGGATTCGGGATAAAGATGATCGAAGAGGAGGTTGAGAACCACCCGATGTGTTCGGTCGAATTTAAGGCGGGCTCCTCCACATTTTCAGTGATATTCAAAAAAGTGCTATCTTCATCAATTGATGATACGGATAATCAGATCCTCAAGATTATAAATGTTCCAATGAAGAGCGGAGATATCGCAGCGAGACTGAAGATCTCCAAAAATACGGTTCTCAGGAGAATCGAAAAACTGGAAAAGCTCGGTCTCGCCGAGAAGAAAGGTTCGGGCTCACATACATATTATACAATCAAGAAGTAA
- a CDS encoding damage-control phosphatase ARMT1 family protein — protein MLISEKCVECLLGRIEFECRLTTDDEKIIKKAVSECKQKIMENINSQVPPPEISSELHRHVGTITGNKDPYKKIKESNNKDAIELENRIKDKLTNLHDYCLAASIGNTLDYGSPEHEVTKNLDVFFREEFSKGFAIENIRDFEPFCRNIIYICDNCGEIVFDRLLIKYLKEKKRARIVVVVKKNPIINDATLKEAKELGLDIIADKILTNTDSQAEVGFNSSLISGELEDEMKNADLIISKGMANYESLSEYKKKNNIPPIAFLMMIKCEQVADYFGVPKGSRVAYLEK, from the coding sequence ATGTTGATATCGGAAAAATGTGTTGAATGTCTTCTGGGAAGGATCGAATTTGAATGCAGACTGACCACCGATGATGAAAAAATCATCAAAAAAGCTGTCAGCGAATGCAAGCAAAAAATTATGGAAAATATAAATTCACAGGTCCCCCCTCCGGAGATATCAAGCGAACTTCACAGGCATGTCGGCACCATAACAGGCAATAAGGACCCATATAAGAAGATCAAGGAATCCAATAATAAAGATGCAATAGAACTTGAGAACAGAATAAAAGATAAATTAACGAACCTGCACGACTACTGTCTTGCTGCATCTATTGGAAATACGCTGGATTACGGGTCCCCGGAACACGAAGTGACAAAGAATCTTGATGTTTTTTTCAGGGAAGAGTTTTCAAAAGGCTTTGCTATTGAGAACATCAGAGATTTCGAGCCTTTTTGCAGGAATATTATATATATCTGCGACAATTGCGGCGAAATCGTATTTGACAGGCTCCTCATTAAGTATCTTAAAGAAAAAAAGAGAGCAAGAATTGTTGTTGTAGTCAAGAAAAATCCTATAATTAATGATGCAACCCTGAAAGAGGCAAAAGAGCTCGGCCTGGATATAATTGCAGATAAAATACTAACAAATACAGATTCTCAGGCTGAAGTCGGATTTAATTCTTCATTAATATCCGGAGAACTGGAAGATGAGATGAAAAATGCAGATTTGATAATATCCAAGGGTATGGCAAATTATGAATCATTAAGTGAATACAAAAAAAAGAACAATATTCCCCCAATTGCCTTTCTTATGATGATCAAATGTGAACAGGTTGCAGATTATTTCGGTGTCCCAAAAGGATCAAGGGTAGCTTACCTTGAGAAATAA
- a CDS encoding ORC1-type DNA replication protein yields MKRNLLMGDQTLFRDPDIFEIDHVPEQFNFRDTQLSELAYAIRPAMAGGRPFNSVLRGLPGTGKTTSVRVLFSEIEQTTKRVLPVYINCKNDRTRVSIFGSIFNRIFGHYPPTTGIAFRKIYNEIGNYLSESRTVAVVCLDDVNYLMYENRLNDILYVLLRLYEEFPGARLGVIAAVSNIEVDFMTKVDSAVWSVFRPVDIYFPAYGYEEVREILSRRVRCGLYPGAMSGEVLDLITQRTVTAGDLRVGLAIIKESVANAEKAARKEVLAEDVSTSVSAKDIRLRDAIGGLSPEEKKFLAVLAEVVRDSEELPTSGILYEIVNKRLSMGYANFHKRLRKLESMEIISMKSLQGRGQTREISLRYEAGEILKVL; encoded by the coding sequence ATGAAGAGAAACTTGCTAATGGGGGACCAGACTCTCTTCAGGGACCCCGATATTTTTGAGATAGATCATGTACCGGAGCAGTTTAATTTCAGAGATACGCAGCTCAGCGAACTGGCCTATGCCATCCGGCCGGCGATGGCCGGGGGTCGACCGTTCAACTCAGTTCTCCGGGGCCTTCCCGGAACGGGGAAGACGACCTCGGTCCGGGTGCTCTTCTCCGAGATCGAACAGACGACTAAGCGGGTCCTGCCTGTATATATCAACTGCAAGAATGACCGGACACGGGTTTCGATCTTTGGTTCAATATTCAACCGGATCTTCGGGCACTATCCGCCGACCACCGGGATTGCGTTCCGGAAGATCTACAATGAGATAGGAAATTACCTTTCGGAGTCGCGGACGGTTGCAGTCGTATGTCTCGACGATGTAAATTATCTGATGTATGAAAACCGGCTGAATGATATTCTCTATGTGCTACTCCGGCTTTATGAAGAATTCCCGGGTGCAAGACTGGGCGTAATTGCTGCGGTGAGCAACATCGAGGTTGACTTTATGACCAAAGTCGATTCTGCGGTCTGGTCTGTATTCAGGCCCGTTGATATTTACTTTCCTGCTTACGGCTACGAGGAGGTCCGCGAGATCCTTTCCCGGAGAGTACGCTGCGGTCTTTATCCGGGGGCGATGTCAGGTGAGGTCCTGGATCTTATTACTCAAAGAACGGTTACAGCGGGGGATCTCCGCGTCGGCCTTGCGATAATAAAAGAATCTGTTGCAAATGCTGAGAAGGCGGCAAGGAAGGAAGTCCTTGCAGAGGATGTATCGACATCTGTCTCTGCGAAGGATATCCGGTTACGGGATGCAATCGGGGGCTTGTCTCCGGAGGAGAAAAAATTCCTGGCGGTCCTGGCTGAAGTGGTTCGTGACAGTGAAGAGCTGCCGACCTCCGGAATTCTTTATGAGATTGTGAATAAGAGGCTTTCAATGGGTTATGCCAACTTTCACAAGCGGCTGAGGAAGCTGGAGTCGATGGAGATAATTTCTATGAAGTCTCTTCAGGGGAGAGGACAGACCAGGGAGATTTCACTGAGGTATGAGGCCGGGGAGATTTTGAAGGTTTTGTGA